The Bacillota bacterium genome has a window encoding:
- a CDS encoding PF13754 domain-containing protein, with product MVTSIIGRADSFDLVFSLSSAGQWEAIVPADLSDGTYAVEVWAEDESGNTAYSTAILYMFDGCVSKLEIIEDKFKTLILSDKVRAVLRASKYEAAMHNERYSARCFERMVVER from the coding sequence ATGGTCACTTCTATCATAGGCAGGGCGGACAGCTTTGACCTAGTATTCAGCTTAAGTTCAGCGGGGCAGTGGGAAGCCATTGTTCCCGCTGATCTTTCTGATGGCACATATGCCGTTGAAGTCTGGGCGGAGGATGAAAGCGGCAATACAGCGTACAGCACAGCGATCTTATATATGTTTGACGGCTGTGTATCAAAACTTGAGATCATAGAGGACAAATTCAAAACCCTTATACTAAGCGACAAAGTCAGGGCAGTGTTGAGAGCATCTAAATATGAGGCGGCTATGCATAATGAACGGTACTCTGCGCGTTGCTTTGAAAGGATGGTGGTGGAGCGGTGA